A section of the Pochonia chlamydosporia 170 chromosome 2, whole genome shotgun sequence genome encodes:
- a CDS encoding C6 zinc finger domain-containing protein (similar to Metarhizium acridum CQMa 102 XP_007814123.1) — MSKRPDDTSQQKKYLADLITKLPPIAQARVLLEHFAVTSHPNCGILHIPSCRNVLEESYRKVGVGGTPSIENLLLLFGIFAGAAFLWSPILLQQLHATRAESKAAFLEYSQLGMSIIDNIVQPLTPSTIALAAMTNLHYVTAHARGLSDNAVALRMKCYAMARILQIDRMDTAKVREERKRRGCSIVETEIQRRIWWNLVGSDWLNAFSGGPNDGTYSLQPRYMCVRLPANIDDKDLTEHMVESDIPLSIPSDMSAFIQRAKISAVCREVVDSLPSQFDDAAEPDYEAVLQMDQKFRAYQANLPTFFRLDPESVEKSKDTCRERPLIALQRVGVNFSVHIRLCRLHRPYHLEGLTNPKYTYSYKACIHEAQRVLELRRAMDECAPLGMNPARSWIVMQHVSIAALILATEVSFNPSAPNAEDRKAKVLATCELLEKSIEESGSIMDGVQRNMQVLISTLQRKRPQSFSHHNTLQRIESNHGQPNGVMAMETDGEAAQPAAAASVGNAIANDGFIGEMDTDQTNWDQLWKDFIDIAPELDTTQWDLLFEDVQSF, encoded by the exons CATACTGCACATCCCATCATGTCGGAACGTTTTGGAGGAATCATATCGGAAGGTAGGTGTAGGCGGAACACCCTCAATTGAGAATTTACTACTTCTGTTCGGAATATTTGCAGGAGCGGCCTTTCTTTGGTCACCAATTCTGCTACAGCAGCTTCATGCTACTCGTGCAGAGTCGAAAGCCGCGTTTCTCGAATACAGTCAACTCGGCATGTCTATCATCGACAATATAGTGCAACCATTGACTCCCTCCACTATCGCCTTGGCAGCTATGACCAACCTACACTACGTTACAGCCCATGCTCGTGGACTGTCGGATAACGCTGTGGCTTTGCGAATGAAGTGCTACGCAATGGCTCGCATTTTGCAAATCGATCGCATGGACACTGCAAAAGTCAGGGAAGAGCGTAAACGAAGAGGGTGCAGCATTGTTGAAACAGAAATTCAGAGAAGAATTTGGTGGAATCTGGTGGGTAGCGACTG GTTAAATGCTTTTTCTGGTGGTCCAAATGATGGGACTTACTCTCTACAGCCGAGGTACATGTGCGTTCGTCTTCCCGCAAATATCGACGACAAAGATTTAACGGAACACATGGTGGAGAGCGACATTCCACTCTCAATACCCTCAGACATGAGTGCCTTCATTCAACGTGCCAAGATATCCGCAGTTTGTCGAGAAGTCGTCGATTCTCTCCCGTCAcagtttgacgatgccgccgAACCAGACTATGAAGCCGTACTGCAAATGGACCAGAAGTTCCGCGCCTATCAAGCCAATCTTCCAACCTTCTTCCGATTAGATCCTGAAAGTGTGGAGAAGTCAAAGGATACATGCAGAGAGCGGCCACTCATTGCTCTACAAAGAGTGGGCGTCAACTTCAGCGTACATATACGGTTATGCCGACTTCACAGACCATATCACCTGGAGGGCTTGACCAATCCAAAATACACCTACTCTTACAAGGCCTGTATACATGAGGCCCAGAGGGTACTCGAGCTGCGTCGGGCAATGGACGAGTGTGCTCCGCTAGGCATGAACCCAGCTCGGTCTTGGATAGTCATGCAGCATGTTTCTATCGCAGCGCTTATCCTTGCAACAGAGGTGTCTTTCAACCCGTCGGCGCCCAATGCAGAAGACAGAAAGGCCAAGGTGTTGGCTACTTGTGAGTTATTGGAAAAGTCAATCGAAGAATCTGGATCTATTATGGACGGCGTTCAGCGGAACATGCAAGTTCTCATATCAACGCTACAGAGGAAGAGACCACAGAGCTTCAGCCATCATAACACCTTGCAGAGAATAGAGAGCAATCATGGACAACCTAATGGCGTCATGGCGATGGAGACCGACGGGGAGGCTGCCCAgccagctgctgcagcttctGTCGGTAACGCAATTGCAAATGATGGCTTCATTGGAGAGATGGATACCGACCAGACCAACTGGGATCAGCTGTGGAAAGACTTTATTGACATTGCTCCCGAATTGGATACTACGCAGTGGGATCTTTTATTTGAAGATGTACAGTCTTTCTAG